The genomic window ATAAGAAAAAAAATAAAAGACAAAAGATATATAAAATATAATTCTAAAGCACTTTTAGAAATTCTAGCAAAGGATCCCATAGCAGGAAGGATATATAAATATATAAGTAAGATAAGGTATGAAAAAGCGGAAGATACAATTAATCTTAGGACTCTTGCAGCCATAGTTCCACTAAAAACAGAACAGGTGACAGAAAGATACAATAAAAATGGCGAAGTAAAAACCTATGTCCTAAGCAGGATGAAACAGGTTCTGAAGAGAATAGAAAAAGCTTTTAAGGCTCTAAAAGAGCTAGGATACGTTGAAAAATATAAAGCATTATATAAAAAGGATGAAGATAATTATTATATTCAGTATAAATTTAATCCTGAAAAAGATGGAACTTGTCATGTGTCGAGTTTTGTCGAGTCAGTTTATAAAAAACCAAAAGAACTTTTGGACTGGAGTACAGAACCAGTTCAGAATAAAAAAATAAAAATTTCTAAAGATGACATAATAGACGCAGAGATAGTTGAGACCGTGAGTAGGCTAAAGAAGTCCCTGAAAGAGGATGAAAAGTTGGCCTCTGATATTTATGGAGATGTTTCTGACCAACTTATTGAAAAAATATTAAAAGCAAAGAGGAATATCTATGTTTCTAAGTCTTGGAATAAAAGAGTCGATAATAAGATCTTAAAGATAGTACACGAAGATGGAGAAGATCTAGCCCTAGAAATACTAAATATTCTTTATAAAAGACTCAATACTGAAATAAAATCTACGCTGGTTCAGTATATAAACGGAATAATAAAAAATCTGAGAAAAGATGAGATGGAAAGTATAAAAAAAGCTTCTAGGCAAAACTTGACACTTTTCAATCAAGGGAGCAGAGAGAAGCCTCTAACAAGCAAAAAGAAGATCAATCAGTCAAGGAAAAGACTTAAAAAACCTACAATTACAAGTGTTAAAGATATAATTGATATACCTGAATCAGTAAATAATGTTGTAAGAGAATTTGATAGATATGATGATTATCAGAAACTTAAAATAGAGGAAAAAGCTCTTCAAATATGCTCTGAAGAGGAAAAGATAGATGTAAATTTTCTTCTTACCCTGAAGTCTAAATCCAAAACAATATATTTAAATACCATTAGAAAGTATATCCAGACTGTTCTTGAAAATGGAGAGTGGAGGTCTTAACAACGAGACCTCCTTTTTTTATTCTCTGATGAGCTATAGGATATAAAGGATAATTTTTTAGTTTTAACTGAAATTTGAGATAAGCTTCTAAAAAAATCAGCAGGATTAAAAAATCATAAAAAATATCAAAGACAAAAAGCAGAGACCTTTTGATTTTTAAAGGATAAAAAAGATATTCGTTTTTTATTATTACTGTCTATGTACATATAATAAAATTGATAAAAGTTGGTATTTATGATATTATTTTAAGGTGAGCCTAGCTTTTTTTTGAAAGGAGAAAATAGTTGAAAAGAGTCAAAATAACAAGTGAGTTTATAAAATTAGACCAGTTTTTGAAATGGGCTGATATAGCATCTAGTGGAGTAGAAGCAAAATATCTTATCCAAGATGGAGAAGTAATTGTGAATGGAGAGACAGAAATTAGAAGAGGGAGAAAACTTTATCCTGGAGATACAGTTGAGTTTATGGATAAAAAGTTTACAGTTGAATAGTTTGAGGTGAGGATTTGCAAATCTCAGAAATTAATTATGTTAATTTTAGAAATCTAAAAGACAACAATCTTAAGTTTTCATCAAAGTTTAATCTTTTTCTAGGGAAAAACGGCCAGGGAAAGACCAGTATTTTAGAGGCGGTATATTTTTCTGCTACCGGAAAAAGCTTTAGAACCCCAAGGCAGAATGAGATAATAAACTATGGTAGAGAAAGAACCGGTTCCTTTGTTGTTTTTGAAGATTCTGTATCTCAAAAGACTCTGTCTGTAAAACTTGGAAAAGGTAAGAAGGAGTACTCTTATAATAAAAAAAGGGTAAAGTATGATGATTTCCATGGAAAACTTAACATAGTGTCTTTTATACCTGAGGATATATCCCTTTTAACTGGGGCTCCAGGTATCAGGAGGTCTTTTTTTGATTATGAAATTTCTCAAGCAAATAAGGAATACTATCAGGACCTAAAAAACTACACAAAACTTCTGAAATTTAGAAACAAGTATCTGAAGGAAAAAAAGTACAATGACCCAATGTTCAAGATTTATCAAAATGAATTTATAAAATTTGGGGCCAGGATAATAAAAAAAAGATTAGATTATGTAAGGAACATATCTATACTTTTGAATCTTAATTACAGAAAATTGTTTGATGATAAAAAAGAGCTGAGATTAAAATATTCTTGTTTTTTAGGGGAATTAAAAAAAAATGAGATCAACCAGATAGAAAATATGATAGAAGAAAAAATAAACCAGGTATTCTGGCAGGAAAAAAAATATGGATTTTCAATGGTGGGACCTCAAAAGGATGATTTTATTTTTTTATTGAATGACAAAGAAGCCAAATCTTATGCATCCCAGGGTGAAAAAAAATCAATAGTTTTTTCAATAAAGTTATCTGAAATAGATATGATAATAAAAGAGAAAAAA from uncultured Ilyobacter sp. includes these protein-coding regions:
- a CDS encoding replication initiator protein A — protein: MAIKENDMLDKFNITSSGSLIDDIRKIDIKINEVPDIEVREVVIKETGNFLNLKENIINIPIEMIVFPFFTPQKQNKRVNFQYSFEDLGVTMYCTLVAKDSKDEVFQPSIFEEKIYTYLISMYEMKKEINDTDEYIEFEISDFIVNFLGNKMNRNYYSKVEQALKNLKNTEYQFVVSNHTKLGKYKFEDEEFKLLTYQKLKKGKKVYYRVTLNKNIRKKIKDKRYIKYNSKALLEILAKDPIAGRIYKYISKIRYEKAEDTINLRTLAAIVPLKTEQVTERYNKNGEVKTYVLSRMKQVLKRIEKAFKALKELGYVEKYKALYKKDEDNYYIQYKFNPEKDGTCHVSSFVESVYKKPKELLDWSTEPVQNKKIKISKDDIIDAEIVETVSRLKKSLKEDEKLASDIYGDVSDQLIEKILKAKRNIYVSKSWNKRVDNKILKIVHEDGEDLALEILNILYKRLNTEIKSTLVQYINGIIKNLRKDEMESIKKASRQNLTLFNQGSREKPLTSKKKINQSRKRLKKPTITSVKDIIDIPESVNNVVREFDRYDDYQKLKIEEKALQICSEEEKIDVNFLLTLKSKSKTIYLNTIRKYIQTVLENGEWRS
- the yaaA gene encoding S4 domain-containing protein YaaA; protein product: MKRVKITSEFIKLDQFLKWADIASSGVEAKYLIQDGEVIVNGETEIRRGRKLYPGDTVEFMDKKFTVE
- the recF gene encoding DNA replication and repair protein RecF (All proteins in this family for which functions are known are DNA-binding proteins that assist the filamentation of RecA onto DNA for the initiation of recombination or recombinational repair.), with product MQISEINYVNFRNLKDNNLKFSSKFNLFLGKNGQGKTSILEAVYFSATGKSFRTPRQNEIINYGRERTGSFVVFEDSVSQKTLSVKLGKGKKEYSYNKKRVKYDDFHGKLNIVSFIPEDISLLTGAPGIRRSFFDYEISQANKEYYQDLKNYTKLLKFRNKYLKEKKYNDPMFKIYQNEFIKFGARIIKKRLDYVRNISILLNLNYRKLFDDKKELRLKYSCFLGELKKNEINQIENMIEEKINQVFWQEKKYGFSMVGPQKDDFIFLLNDKEAKSYASQGEKKSIVFSIKLSEIDMIIKEKKESPIFIIDDISSYFDSLRKESIIKYFKKRDIQLFISSTTDLDMASKNFYIEKGDIYEEYDQCKRDNRGSCD